From the genome of Elusimicrobiota bacterium:
GCTGGTAGGTTCGTGCCTTTGGCGGCCTATCCACTATATGGCAAAAAAAGAGCTGTTTAGTTCGCCGGTATTTGGCTGGATTTTACGTAAAGTGAATGCTTTCCCGGTTAACCGTAAAGGAACCGATATGGGTGCAATCCGTACAGTCAAGAGGCTGTTGTCCGAGGGGGAAATAGTCCTGGTTTTTCCCCAGGGCGGCAGAAGAAATGAAAATAATTTTGACGTGAAAAGCGGAATCGGAATGCTTTCCTGCTGGTCCCAGTCTCCGATAGTGCCCTGTTGCATAAAAAATTCAAACAAGTTAAAAGAATTCAAAAGGCTTGAAGTAAATTTTTTACAGCCGGTATTTCCTCCTGAAAAGTACGGCCAGGATACTTATACTGTTTTGACAAATAAAGTAGCGTCAGAGATGAAGGAAGAACTTCAAAGAGGCAAATGAAGATCATTGTTGCCAGAAGCGCGGGTTTTTGTTATGGCGTAAAAAAAGCGGTTGATCTTGCACAAAAAGCTCCGAAATTCAACAGAAAACCTATTTATACCATAGGCCCGCTGATGCATAACAAACATGAAGTTAAAAGGCTTTCAAGTATAGGTATAAATGTGCTCTTTTCAATAGACAAGGCTGACAGAGGCACAGTGATAATCAGGACTCATGGGCTTCCTAAAGCAACGATGAGCAGATTGAGCAGAAAGAGAGTAGATGTAATTGACGCTACCTGCCCTTATGTAAAAAGAGTTCAGCGCCTTGTTGAAAAATTATCGAAAGATGGATATAATATAGCGGTTATAGGTGAAAAAAATCATCCTGAAGTGATAGGCCTAGTATCGTACTCCTCAAAAACAGTTGTTGTAGTTAATTCAGCCGGAGGAATCAAAAACCTCAAACTTAAAGAACCCGTGGCAGTTGTAAGCCAGACAACCCAATCTTGCGAGAAATTCAATAAATTGGTTGCCTTAATTAAAAAAAAGTACAAAACCGCGAAAATATTTAATACAATATGCAACGCATCAAACGAAAGGCAGAATGAGGCAAAAAAATTAGCCAAAAAAGTAAACGTTATGCTCGTTTTAGGCGGAAAAAATTCCGGGAACACTGCAAGGCTTAAAGACATATGCCTGCGGCACGTAAGAACATTTCATATAGAATCATCCAGGGATTTAAAGAAGACTTGGTTTGGAAAGCAGGGTGTTGTAGGAATCACCGCAGGCGCATCAACGCCTCAATGGATTATTGACGGAGTTGTTTCAAGCTTGCGGGAATTTATGCAAAAGGGGAATTAAGATATATGGAAGAGACAGAAATGAATTTTGAAGCAGCAATAAACGGTATGCGGGACCCGAAGCCGGGCGAAATCAGGGCTGTAAAAATTGTGGCTGTTGATAATGAAGGTGTGGTAGTAGGGTTGGGCATGAAATCAGAGGGTTTTATCCCTATTGAAGAATTCGGACAGCGCGGTGTTCCGGGTGATTTTGTTTCAGAAAAAGAAATCCAGGTAGTTTTCACAGGAAGCAGAATGGACGGCTATTTTCTGGTTTCTTAC
Proteins encoded in this window:
- a CDS encoding 1-acyl-sn-glycerol-3-phosphate acyltransferase, with amino-acid sequence LVGSCLWRPIHYMAKKELFSSPVFGWILRKVNAFPVNRKGTDMGAIRTVKRLLSEGEIVLVFPQGGRRNENNFDVKSGIGMLSCWSQSPIVPCCIKNSNKLKEFKRLEVNFLQPVFPPEKYGQDTYTVLTNKVASEMKEELQRGK
- a CDS encoding 4-hydroxy-3-methylbut-2-enyl diphosphate reductase — encoded protein: MKIIVARSAGFCYGVKKAVDLAQKAPKFNRKPIYTIGPLMHNKHEVKRLSSIGINVLFSIDKADRGTVIIRTHGLPKATMSRLSRKRVDVIDATCPYVKRVQRLVEKLSKDGYNIAVIGEKNHPEVIGLVSYSSKTVVVVNSAGGIKNLKLKEPVAVVSQTTQSCEKFNKLVALIKKKYKTAKIFNTICNASNERQNEAKKLAKKVNVMLVLGGKNSGNTARLKDICLRHVRTFHIESSRDLKKTWFGKQGVVGITAGASTPQWIIDGVVSSLREFMQKGN